A DNA window from Ignavibacteriales bacterium contains the following coding sequences:
- the serS gene encoding serine--tRNA ligase, protein MLDIKFIREHTDLVKEGIHKKGGDDRIDEVLKLDLQRRELLQKVEVLKNKRNVVSDEIGKLKREKKDAATAIAQMDEVKTEIKSIDDELGLIEKSLNLLLLTIPNIPHPSVPVGKLPTDNKEISKWGKAPVIDFKPKPHWQLAEKLDIIDFERGVKISGAGFPLYKGQGAQLQRALINFFLDEAATRGYKEIQPPLMVNANSATGTGQLPDKEDLMYVATKDELYLIPTAEVPVTNIHRDEILKEDQLPVKYCAYTPCFRREAGSYGKDVRGLNRLHQFDKVELVKLVHPGVSYNELEGLREDAELLLQKLGLHYHTLLMCTGDMGFTQTKKYDLEVWSVGQQRWLEVSSISNFEAFQARRMNIRFRPRGEGKPEFVHTLNGSALALPRVVAAILEHYQTPEGKVIVPKVLHKYTGFEIIG, encoded by the coding sequence ATGTTAGACATTAAATTCATAAGAGAACATACAGATTTAGTAAAAGAAGGAATTCACAAAAAAGGTGGCGACGATAGAATCGATGAAGTGTTGAAGTTGGATCTGCAGCGGAGAGAACTTCTGCAAAAAGTGGAAGTGTTAAAAAACAAACGCAATGTTGTTTCAGATGAAATTGGAAAATTGAAGCGCGAAAAGAAAGATGCCGCAACAGCGATCGCGCAAATGGATGAAGTGAAAACAGAAATCAAATCAATTGATGATGAACTTGGACTGATTGAAAAGTCACTCAACCTGTTACTTCTAACGATACCAAATATTCCTCATCCTTCTGTTCCCGTTGGAAAGCTCCCAACCGATAATAAAGAAATTTCAAAATGGGGCAAAGCGCCGGTAATCGATTTCAAACCGAAACCGCACTGGCAGCTTGCGGAAAAATTGGACATCATCGATTTTGAACGTGGTGTAAAGATTTCAGGTGCGGGCTTTCCTCTATATAAAGGTCAGGGTGCTCAGCTTCAACGTGCATTAATTAATTTCTTTCTTGATGAAGCCGCAACGCGCGGATACAAAGAAATCCAACCACCGCTCATGGTGAATGCGAACAGTGCCACAGGAACGGGACAACTTCCTGATAAAGAAGATTTAATGTACGTTGCAACCAAAGATGAATTGTACCTGATACCCACAGCAGAAGTTCCGGTAACAAATATTCATCGAGATGAAATTCTGAAGGAAGATCAACTCCCTGTAAAATATTGCGCTTACACACCGTGCTTCCGCAGAGAAGCGGGCTCGTACGGCAAAGATGTGCGAGGTTTGAACCGTTTGCATCAATTCGATAAAGTTGAGTTAGTAAAACTTGTTCACCCCGGAGTTTCATATAACGAACTCGAGGGTTTGCGTGAAGACGCGGAACTGCTTCTCCAAAAACTTGGATTGCATTATCACACACTTCTAATGTGCACGGGCGATATGGGATTTACGCAGACGAAGAAATACGATTTGGAAGTTTGGTCGGTTGGGCAGCAGCGATGGCTTGAAGTTTCTTCCATCAGCAACTTTGAAGCGTTTCAGGCACGGCGAATGAATATCCGCTTCCGTCCGCGTGGAGAAGGGAAGCCGGAGTTTGTTCACACATTAAATGGTTCAGCGCTTGCATTGCCAAGAGTTGTTGCGGCAATCCTCGAGCATTACCAAACACCTGAAGGAAAAGTTATTGTACCGAAAGTTTTGCATAAGTATACGGGGTTTGAGATTATCGGATAA
- the rfbD gene encoding dTDP-4-dehydrorhamnose reductase, which produces MKRILITGSNGLLGQKTVELFSRTSYQLMLVSIESHSVFDLEIFPYRQLDLTKRQDVRKIIDEYEPEVIVHTAAVTDVDLCEKERGLAWQVNVGTVENISYAAKLVGAKVIHLSTDYVFDGNSGPYSEIDRPNPISYYGRTKLASENVLLTSNIPSAILRTMVLYGVGIGIKPNFALWLYNNLSQETSIKVVDDQIGNPTLVDDLALAILKIIELNKNGIYHVAGKDLVSRYEFALTLAEVFKFNKKLITPVKSTMFKQPAPRPLKSGFITLKAETDLSIKMSGIERGITIFKNQLEILNSNNK; this is translated from the coding sequence TTGAAACGAATTCTTATTACCGGCAGTAACGGCTTGCTTGGACAAAAAACCGTAGAGCTTTTTTCAAGAACGAGTTATCAGTTGATGCTTGTCTCTATCGAAAGTCATTCCGTTTTTGATCTCGAGATTTTCCCGTACCGTCAGTTGGATTTAACCAAGCGACAGGACGTCAGGAAAATTATAGATGAATACGAACCTGAAGTTATAGTTCACACCGCCGCCGTGACCGATGTTGATTTGTGCGAGAAAGAACGCGGACTTGCCTGGCAGGTTAATGTCGGCACTGTTGAAAATATATCTTACGCGGCAAAACTTGTCGGCGCTAAGGTCATTCACCTATCAACCGATTACGTATTCGACGGGAACAGCGGACCGTATTCTGAAATCGACAGACCCAACCCGATCAGTTATTACGGCCGGACTAAATTGGCGAGTGAAAATGTTTTACTCACAAGTAACATACCATCGGCAATTTTACGCACTATGGTTCTTTATGGTGTTGGTATCGGTATAAAACCTAACTTTGCGCTTTGGTTGTATAATAATCTGAGTCAGGAGACATCAATAAAAGTAGTCGACGATCAGATCGGAAATCCTACTCTCGTCGATGATCTCGCTCTCGCGATATTAAAAATTATCGAATTGAATAAGAACGGAATCTATCATGTAGCCGGAAAAGATTTAGTGAGCAGATATGAATTCGCTCTCACGCTGGCAGAGGTTTTCAAATTCAACAAGAAATTAATCACACCCGTAAAATCGACTATGTTCAAACAACCGGCTCCACGACCTCTGAAATCGGGATTCATAACATTAAAAGCCGAAACGGATTTAAGTATAAAAATGTCGGGGATAGAACGCGGTATCACGATTTTCAAAAATCAGTTAGAAATTCTAAACAGCAATAACAAATAA
- a CDS encoding 2,3,4,5-tetrahydropyridine-2,6-dicarboxylate N-succinyltransferase: MILQQIIEKMYDMPVEEINRNDALQAIDELKIALNRGEVRSADYYSGWWCVNQWVKKGIILAFRIGELSEMSEDDVFQFFDKDTMGVRQFSVNHGVRIVPGGSIVRDGAFIGEGVVMMPPSYVNIGAYVDEGTMIDSHALVGSCAQIGKRVHLSAAAQIGGVLEPVGSMPVIIEDDVFIGGNCGVYEGTIVKKNAVLAAGVILTRATPVYDIAKKTIHRSSATNPLTIPEGAVIVPGSRQMDNQFAREYQLSLYTPIIIKYRDEKTNVSLILEESLR, translated from the coding sequence ATGATTCTACAACAAATTATCGAGAAAATGTACGATATGCCGGTTGAGGAAATAAACCGAAACGACGCATTGCAAGCGATAGATGAATTAAAGATCGCATTGAACCGCGGAGAGGTTCGCTCGGCTGATTACTACAGCGGTTGGTGGTGTGTTAACCAGTGGGTCAAGAAGGGAATTATTCTCGCTTTCCGAATCGGTGAACTGAGTGAAATGTCGGAAGATGATGTTTTTCAATTCTTCGATAAAGATACTATGGGTGTCCGGCAATTCTCGGTCAATCACGGTGTTCGGATCGTTCCTGGCGGCAGTATCGTTCGCGACGGCGCGTTCATTGGCGAGGGAGTTGTGATGATGCCTCCTTCGTATGTTAACATCGGGGCGTATGTTGATGAAGGTACGATGATAGATTCGCACGCGCTGGTCGGATCGTGCGCTCAAATCGGTAAGCGGGTTCATCTGAGTGCAGCCGCTCAAATTGGCGGAGTTCTGGAACCTGTTGGTTCTATGCCAGTTATTATTGAAGACGACGTATTCATCGGTGGTAATTGCGGTGTTTATGAAGGCACGATAGTGAAGAAAAACGCCGTTCTGGCTGCCGGCGTTATACTGACCAGAGCGACACCCGTCTATGATATAGCGAAGAAAACCATTCACCGTAGTTCGGCTACAAACCCTCTAACAATTCCCGAGGGAGCGGTTATAGTGCCGGGAAGCAGACAGATGGATAACCAATTCGCGCGTGAGTACCAACTTTCGCTATACACACCAATCATCATAAAATATCGCGATGAGAAAACAAATGTTTCTCTAATCCTCGAAGAAAGTTTACGTTGA
- a CDS encoding 4-hydroxy-tetrahydrodipicolinate synthase — MKRKIFFRGTGTALITPFTAGDEIDIKSIKKIVEFQIKGGVEAIIPAGTTGESATLTEDEQALVVKTVVKYVNGKVKIIAGAGSNSTRHAITLAKHMLAEGADGILSVCPYYNKPTQEGFYRHYASIAAAIDAPIIMYNVPGRTASNMDASTTIRLAKDFPNIVGIKEASGNFGQIMEILKNRPDGFAVWSGDDAITLPLITLGADGIISVVSNITPKLFSDMVRFCLKGEFSKALKLHNYLLDLMNFNFIESSPIPVKAILSSMRLIEENYRLPLVPLSDKHRQTMKNILKELNLK; from the coding sequence ATGAAAAGAAAAATATTTTTTCGAGGCACAGGCACTGCGCTTATAACCCCTTTCACTGCCGGCGATGAAATCGACATCAAGTCGATAAAAAAAATTGTTGAGTTTCAAATCAAAGGCGGTGTTGAGGCGATCATTCCGGCGGGAACAACGGGTGAAAGCGCCACTCTGACAGAAGATGAACAGGCGTTGGTGGTTAAGACTGTTGTTAAATATGTGAATGGTAAAGTAAAAATCATCGCGGGTGCCGGCAGTAATTCAACGCGCCACGCTATAACGCTTGCGAAACATATGCTGGCAGAGGGAGCGGACGGAATTCTTTCCGTTTGTCCATACTATAATAAACCCACGCAAGAAGGTTTTTACCGGCATTATGCGTCAATCGCCGCTGCAATCGACGCCCCAATTATTATGTACAACGTGCCCGGTAGAACAGCAAGTAATATGGACGCATCAACAACAATTCGCCTTGCAAAAGATTTTCCGAATATTGTCGGGATTAAAGAAGCATCCGGAAACTTCGGACAAATTATGGAAATCCTCAAAAATCGACCTGACGGTTTCGCTGTTTGGTCGGGCGACGATGCAATCACATTGCCTCTTATCACCCTAGGTGCTGATGGTATTATTTCTGTCGTATCAAATATAACTCCTAAATTATTTTCAGATATGGTTAGATTTTGTTTGAAGGGTGAATTCAGTAAAGCATTGAAACTTCATAACTATCTGCTTGATTTGATGAATTTTAATTTTATTGAATCAAGTCCGATACCCGTGAAAGCGATTCTTTCATCGATGAGATTGATCGAAGAAAATTACCGTCTACCGCTCGTTCCGTTGAGCGACAAGCACAGGCAGACAATGAAAAATATTTTGAAGGAATTAAATCTAAAATGA
- the dapB gene encoding 4-hydroxy-tetrahydrodipicolinate reductase → MNIALFGYGNMGKEVERLAKEKNIILKKIFTIENNLRAMGITKDALKDVDVCIDFSVPTAVVENIKAVAELGKNMVIGTTGWYDKIKEVEKIVKVNKIGFLYSPNFSLGMNIFYQILSSTSHIFEKFDCYDPAIQETHHRGKTDSPSGTALTLAQILIGNMRRKRKMFQETPHKQLKPDELHISSTRVGNVVGKHAVIFDSEADTIELVHTAKNRTGFAMGALIAAEFLKGKKGIYTMKDVITSI, encoded by the coding sequence ATGAATATTGCACTGTTTGGATATGGAAATATGGGGAAGGAAGTGGAGCGTTTAGCAAAAGAAAAGAATATAATTCTCAAAAAGATTTTTACAATCGAAAATAACTTAAGGGCGATGGGTATAACAAAAGATGCCCTCAAAGATGTTGATGTTTGCATAGATTTCTCGGTTCCAACCGCCGTCGTTGAAAATATCAAGGCAGTTGCCGAGCTCGGTAAGAATATGGTGATTGGTACAACCGGTTGGTACGATAAAATCAAAGAGGTCGAGAAAATTGTAAAGGTGAATAAAATAGGTTTTCTTTATTCTCCTAACTTTTCTCTCGGTATGAATATATTTTATCAAATATTATCTTCCACGTCGCATATTTTTGAAAAATTCGACTGCTACGATCCGGCTATTCAAGAAACTCATCATAGAGGTAAAACAGATAGTCCGAGCGGAACAGCTTTAACACTCGCTCAAATTTTAATCGGCAATATGAGGCGGAAAAGAAAAATGTTTCAAGAAACTCCTCACAAACAATTGAAACCCGACGAGCTTCATATTTCGTCAACACGCGTCGGCAATGTTGTAGGCAAGCACGCGGTTATTTTCGATTCCGAAGCCGATACGATAGAGCTTGTGCATACTGCGAAAAACAGGACAGGATTCGCGATGGGCGCTCTTATTGCGGCAGAATTTCTTAAAGGGAAAAAAGGTATTTATACAATGAAAGATGTAATCACTTCAATCTAA
- a CDS encoding carbohydrate kinase family protein: MTITVIGHPCYDVIEQPDGKETQNPGGIYFTVATLANILRSNDRILPVFGIGKADYDDFIDILKRYPNVDTSGIFKFNGQTNRVRLTYSSKEKRIECSKQIAEPIPWKKIKPFLQTDLILINMISGFDINLDTLDEIRMETRDGKTPIYLDVHCLPCGIREDFTRYYKAVETWRRWLFMLHAVQMDEAEAASITGQKLSDEQLANQILALDTKALHITRGKLGSTVFIDVHKRIKRIDYPAFEPDASTDTTGCGDVFGAAYCAYYLKLKNISTATKFANRVASLNAQLPGSQQIEKLSKFSVYDYSETEIEL, from the coding sequence ATGACTATCACGGTAATCGGTCATCCATGCTACGATGTGATTGAACAACCAGACGGAAAAGAAACTCAAAATCCGGGCGGGATATATTTCACGGTTGCAACACTCGCGAATATTTTGCGGAGCAATGATCGGATATTACCTGTATTCGGAATCGGAAAAGCGGATTACGATGATTTCATCGACATCTTGAAACGTTATCCCAATGTTGACACATCGGGGATATTCAAATTCAATGGACAAACAAATCGGGTCCGGTTAACATATTCATCAAAAGAAAAAAGAATTGAATGCTCAAAACAAATCGCGGAACCGATCCCGTGGAAAAAAATAAAACCGTTTCTTCAAACGGATTTGATTCTGATCAACATGATTTCCGGATTCGATATAAATCTCGATACTCTCGATGAGATACGGATGGAAACGCGCGACGGTAAGACGCCCATTTATCTCGATGTTCATTGTTTGCCCTGCGGCATAAGAGAAGATTTCACACGCTATTATAAAGCAGTTGAAACATGGCGGAGGTGGCTGTTCATGCTGCACGCGGTTCAAATGGACGAAGCAGAAGCGGCGAGTATAACCGGTCAGAAATTATCCGACGAACAACTTGCGAATCAAATTCTTGCATTAGATACAAAAGCTCTGCATATTACACGTGGAAAGTTGGGAAGCACTGTTTTTATAGATGTTCATAAACGAATTAAGCGCATCGATTATCCTGCTTTCGAACCGGATGCGTCAACAGATACAACAGGTTGTGGAGATGTTTTTGGCGCGGCATACTGTGCGTATTATCTAAAATTAAAAAACATCTCGACAGCGACAAAATTCGCAAACAGAGTTGCCTCACTCAACGCCCAACTTCCCGGTTCACAGCAAATCGAGAAGTTATCAAAATTTTCAGTTTACGATTATTCAGAAACGGAGATTGAGTTATGA
- a CDS encoding 1-(5-phosphoribosyl)-5-[(5-phosphoribosylamino)methylideneamino] imidazole-4-carboxamide isomerase — protein sequence MLLVIPSIEILAGKCVRSTRSTSGELYSNDPIEMAKLWRKENAKSIHVTDLDAVRTGFPVNFDIIKSMVRTVDIPIELGGGLRTFNAVKDAMDNGIYRAVIGTMFIENPDEAKKCIDKFNASKVVLAIDAENFRTKFRDGADTGLTPISVALNAKGLGFRRIIYTDVIAKNSSREINMESIKLIAENTKMRITVSGGVTSLKDLLALQKLETIGVDSVIIGRALYENKFSCQQIWRMCEKGNYPYTARI from the coding sequence ATGCTTCTCGTTATTCCGTCAATAGAGATTTTAGCCGGGAAATGTGTCCGTTCCACGCGAAGTACCAGCGGCGAACTCTATAGCAACGATCCTATTGAAATGGCAAAACTGTGGCGTAAAGAGAACGCGAAATCTATTCATGTAACCGATCTCGATGCCGTTAGAACCGGATTCCCGGTGAATTTCGATATCATCAAAAGTATGGTGCGAACCGTTGATATACCGATTGAACTTGGCGGCGGTCTGCGGACTTTTAACGCGGTGAAAGATGCTATGGATAACGGGATTTATCGCGCCGTTATCGGAACAATGTTTATTGAAAATCCTGACGAAGCGAAAAAGTGTATCGATAAATTCAACGCGAGTAAAGTTGTGCTTGCGATTGACGCGGAAAATTTCAGGACAAAATTCAGAGACGGTGCCGATACGGGATTAACTCCGATTTCCGTGGCGCTTAACGCGAAGGGTCTCGGCTTCAGGCGAATCATATACACCGATGTCATTGCAAAAAACAGTTCGCGCGAAATCAATATGGAATCTATCAAACTCATCGCTGAAAATACTAAAATGAGAATTACAGTTTCCGGCGGCGTAACAAGTCTTAAGGACTTGCTGGCTCTTCAAAAGTTGGAAACGATCGGAGTTGATTCGGTGATCATCGGCAGGGCTTTGTACGAAAATAAATTTTCTTGTCAACAAATATGGCGCATGTGCGAAAAAGGAAATTATCCTTACACGGCGAGAATATGA
- the hrpB gene encoding ATP-dependent helicase HrpB, with the protein MTQAKPLPIDAVIPELHAAFKRKRNIVLSADPGAGKTTRVPLALIDEPWLNGKKIIMLEPRRLAATRSASFMAQQIGERVGETIGYRIRGETRVGKSTRIEIVTEGILTRFLQHDPSLADAGLVIFDEFHERSIHADLGLALTLDVQENLRNDLRILVMSATLDGVAIGSLLGDSEIVKSEGRSFPVETIYLKQQHNEYIEPLVAATVARALRENSGDILVFLPGQREIRRVDSILREKKLPEDAEVHLLFGDASPALQQKALAAGVNGKRKVILSTSIAETSLTIDGVSVVIDSGLSRVPKFDPRRGMSGLVTFPVSQASADQRRGRAGRQQPGVCYRLWTERHHPQLHKFSQPEILSTDLAPLALELALWATPNGEGLRFLDPPPTPHLSQSITLLKELGAVDSKGGKLTNHGKAMSELGIHPRFAHMLIRGKELRIGALACDVAALLEEHDLLRGDADAEIDLHSRWVALHGKRVKDSFARDRALAQSSRLMDLLGVLNKNKSGEKLGVLLGLAYPERIAKRREEESLKYQFAGGTGGILPKGSTLSKEEYLAVADVDGAGSEVKIFLAEPISEKEIFENFAELLNDEEEIRWDDRLEMVIARRMKKLGNIIISETAINTDSDAVRSAMIDGIRRMGFDLLPWTNHATSLMVRSEWLRKQNLNKLDLPNLERDHLMNTIHEWLPPYLGGITRKSHLSKLDTSQIIDSFFSYQQRRELDILAPTHITIKNNKRIALEYQIGSTPVLAVRLQDMLGEKTTPTVCGGKVKVLIHLLSPARRPIAITQDLPSFWKNAYPEVRKQMRGRYPKHNWPEDPVNG; encoded by the coding sequence ATGACTCAAGCAAAACCGCTTCCAATAGATGCCGTCATCCCTGAACTTCACGCTGCGTTCAAACGCAAACGCAACATCGTTCTTTCTGCCGATCCCGGCGCCGGAAAAACAACGCGCGTTCCGCTTGCGCTAATAGACGAACCGTGGCTTAACGGGAAAAAAATTATCATGCTTGAACCGCGGCGTTTAGCGGCTACGCGCTCGGCATCGTTCATGGCACAACAGATTGGGGAGCGGGTTGGCGAAACAATCGGCTACCGGATACGCGGCGAGACACGTGTCGGTAAATCGACCCGTATCGAAATTGTAACGGAAGGAATACTAACTCGATTTTTGCAGCACGATCCGTCTTTGGCTGATGCAGGATTGGTAATCTTTGATGAATTCCATGAGCGAAGCATTCACGCCGATCTCGGCTTAGCGCTGACTCTCGATGTTCAGGAAAATCTCCGCAACGACCTTCGCATTCTCGTAATGTCGGCAACACTCGATGGCGTCGCAATCGGTTCGCTTCTCGGCGATTCTGAAATTGTAAAAAGTGAAGGCAGATCGTTCCCCGTTGAAACAATTTATCTTAAACAACAGCACAACGAATATATCGAACCGCTCGTTGCCGCAACAGTTGCGCGCGCGTTGCGTGAGAACTCGGGAGACATACTTGTTTTTCTTCCGGGTCAGCGCGAGATAAGAAGAGTGGATTCCATTCTCAGAGAAAAAAAACTTCCTGAAGATGCTGAAGTTCACCTCTTGTTTGGAGATGCTTCTCCCGCACTTCAACAGAAAGCTCTTGCTGCGGGCGTGAATGGAAAACGTAAAGTCATTCTCTCAACAAGCATTGCTGAAACAAGTCTTACTATAGATGGTGTAAGTGTTGTTATAGATTCAGGACTTTCACGCGTACCGAAATTCGATCCGAGACGGGGAATGTCGGGACTTGTAACCTTTCCTGTTTCACAAGCCAGTGCCGATCAACGGCGTGGGCGCGCCGGCAGACAACAACCCGGTGTTTGCTATCGGTTATGGACCGAACGGCATCATCCGCAGTTGCATAAATTTTCACAACCTGAAATTTTATCTACCGATCTCGCACCATTAGCATTGGAACTTGCACTCTGGGCCACGCCAAACGGAGAAGGACTTCGATTTCTCGATCCGCCACCGACACCGCATTTAAGTCAGTCTATTACACTTCTAAAAGAACTTGGTGCGGTCGACTCGAAAGGTGGTAAACTTACAAATCATGGCAAGGCAATGAGCGAACTCGGCATTCATCCTCGTTTCGCGCACATGCTTATTCGCGGTAAAGAGCTTCGCATTGGCGCACTTGCATGCGATGTCGCCGCACTTCTTGAAGAGCACGACCTTTTACGCGGCGATGCCGATGCAGAGATTGATTTACATTCGCGATGGGTCGCACTTCACGGTAAACGCGTTAAAGATTCATTCGCCCGTGACCGCGCCCTAGCACAGTCATCGCGTTTAATGGATTTGTTAGGTGTTCTCAATAAAAATAAATCCGGAGAAAAACTGGGTGTATTATTGGGACTTGCATATCCTGAACGAATCGCAAAACGCCGTGAAGAGGAAAGTTTGAAGTATCAATTCGCTGGAGGAACCGGAGGTATTTTACCTAAAGGAAGCACGCTTTCGAAAGAAGAATATCTTGCCGTTGCGGATGTTGACGGAGCGGGTAGTGAAGTAAAAATATTTTTAGCCGAACCGATTTCGGAAAAAGAAATTTTTGAGAACTTTGCAGAGCTACTTAACGACGAAGAAGAAATCCGCTGGGATGATCGGCTAGAGATGGTTATCGCGCGGAGAATGAAGAAGTTGGGCAACATCATCATTTCTGAAACCGCGATCAACACCGACTCCGACGCTGTACGTTCCGCAATGATCGATGGAATTCGGAGAATGGGTTTCGATTTGCTGCCATGGACGAATCATGCGACCTCGTTAATGGTAAGAAGTGAATGGCTCAGGAAACAAAATCTGAATAAATTAGATTTGCCAAATCTTGAAAGAGATCATTTGATGAATACAATTCACGAGTGGTTGCCTCCATACCTTGGGGGAATAACAAGGAAATCTCATTTATCTAAACTGGATACAAGTCAGATCATTGATTCATTTTTCTCTTACCAACAGCGGCGTGAACTAGACATTCTGGCGCCGACACATATTACGATAAAAAATAATAAGCGAATTGCACTCGAGTATCAAATTGGTTCAACACCCGTTCTAGCAGTGCGGCTTCAGGACATGCTGGGAGAAAAAACAACGCCAACTGTTTGTGGCGGAAAAGTGAAAGTATTGATACATCTCCTCTCACCCGCCCGCCGCCCGATTGCCATCACTCAAGACCTGCCGAGTTTCTGGAAGAATGCATATCCCGAAGTGCGCAAGCAGATGCGCGGAAGATATCCGAAGCATAATTGGCCCGAGGATCCGGTGAATGGTTAG